The following proteins come from a genomic window of Candidatus Kapaibacterium sp.:
- the obgE gene encoding GTPase ObgE: MQFVDTATIHVKAGDGGRGAVSFRREKYVPKGGPDGGDGGKGGDIVLVADPHLSTLLDYRYHHSYAAENGHHGEGSNRTGRSGTDLVLRVPCGTLVYDAITGELLGDLSEPGQRLVVARGGRGGRGNAAFASPTNRSPRIAEPGQPGEERTLRLELKLLADVGLVGFPNVGKSTLLATISAARPKVADYPFTTLSPVLGMVRLGPGQSFVVADIPGLIKGAHQGRGLGLQFLRHIERTRVLVFLIESTSETPQQDYATLLSELQHYSPELLHKARIVCLSKADLLSAEQRHRLQHLCFDGEPPLFLSAVTGEGIQQLLYRLWDTLQRAYPPVAATAT; encoded by the coding sequence ATGCAGTTCGTTGATACGGCAACCATCCACGTGAAGGCCGGTGATGGTGGCCGCGGGGCCGTTAGCTTCCGGCGGGAGAAGTATGTGCCGAAAGGCGGACCTGATGGCGGCGACGGCGGCAAAGGTGGGGACATCGTCCTCGTTGCCGACCCTCATCTGAGCACGCTGCTAGACTACCGCTACCACCACTCGTATGCTGCCGAGAATGGACACCACGGCGAAGGAAGCAATCGCACGGGACGGAGCGGGACAGATCTCGTGCTCCGTGTCCCCTGCGGGACACTCGTCTACGATGCCATCACTGGAGAGTTGCTAGGAGACCTGTCTGAGCCAGGACAGCGGCTCGTCGTTGCCCGTGGCGGACGTGGCGGACGTGGGAACGCAGCGTTCGCTTCTCCTACAAACCGCTCCCCCCGAATTGCCGAGCCAGGACAGCCTGGGGAAGAGCGGACACTGAGGCTAGAATTGAAGCTGCTGGCTGACGTCGGCCTGGTAGGCTTCCCCAATGTAGGTAAGTCCACGTTGCTGGCAACTATCTCGGCGGCCCGGCCTAAGGTTGCCGATTACCCCTTTACGACGCTCTCCCCTGTACTCGGCATGGTACGGCTTGGGCCTGGGCAGAGCTTCGTCGTTGCCGACATCCCAGGGCTCATAAAAGGCGCTCATCAAGGCCGGGGCCTGGGACTCCAGTTTCTGCGCCACATCGAGCGCACTCGAGTGCTGGTTTTCCTTATCGAATCTACCTCGGAGACTCCGCAGCAGGACTATGCCACACTCCTCAGCGAACTACAGCACTACAGCCCTGAACTCCTGCACAAGGCTCGGATTGTCTGTCTTAGCAAAGCCGACCTCCTCTCCGCCGAGCAGCGCCATCGCCTTCAGCACTTATGCTTTGACGGGGAGCCACCGCTCTTCCTCAGCGCCGTCACAGGCGAAGGTATCCAACAGCTCCTCTACCGTTTGTGGGACACCCTCCAGCGGGCATATCCGCCTGTAGCAGCAACCGCTACCTGA
- a CDS encoding rhomboid family intramembrane serine protease, translating to MFPIHDTIPSSSRPVVTIGLIVINALVFLYQLALPEAAMEHFLQQFAFYPVAFFQTPLLSWERWQPVLTSMFLHGGFMHIVGNMWYLWLFGDNVEDALGHGRFLLFYLLCGIGAAVAHAFTNPNSAIPTVGASGAISGVMGAYMLFFPHSRIITIVPLFITWLSLAIPAYVFLGVWALLQVYNGILLSAENMGGVAWWAHAGGFLAGMMLGPLFRRRIPRSQYRQSLPF from the coding sequence ATGTTTCCAATCCACGACACCATACCCTCCTCTTCCAGGCCAGTCGTCACGATAGGGCTGATCGTCATCAACGCGCTGGTCTTCCTCTACCAGCTCGCCCTGCCAGAGGCAGCGATGGAGCATTTCTTACAGCAGTTTGCCTTCTACCCAGTGGCCTTCTTCCAGACGCCACTCCTTTCCTGGGAGCGCTGGCAGCCTGTGCTGACTTCGATGTTCCTCCACGGCGGGTTCATGCACATCGTCGGCAACATGTGGTATCTATGGCTCTTTGGGGATAACGTCGAGGATGCTCTTGGCCACGGACGCTTCCTGCTCTTCTATCTCCTTTGCGGAATAGGAGCAGCCGTAGCGCATGCCTTCACGAACCCGAACTCCGCTATTCCCACCGTCGGTGCTAGCGGAGCAATCTCTGGGGTCATGGGTGCCTACATGCTCTTCTTCCCACACTCACGGATCATCACGATCGTGCCGCTCTTCATCACGTGGCTCTCGCTAGCAATACCGGCGTATGTCTTCCTGGGAGTGTGGGCACTCCTCCAAGTCTACAACGGGATACTGCTAAGTGCAGAGAACATGGGTGGCGTTGCCTGGTGGGCCCATGCTGGTGGCTTCCTTGCTGGCATGATGCTCGGCCCACTCTTCCGACGCCGTATCCCACGAAGTCAATACCGGCAGAGCCTTCCCTTCTAA
- the fbp gene encoding class 1 fructose-bisphosphatase: protein MAIVTAQRLITIERHIAEQEHLHPYATGELSRLLRDLMLAFRLIAREVSRAGLNDVLGLTGTTNVYGEAVRKLDAYANEVIIRAMEHGGHLCALASEESDGLIPLPESRPRGKYILLFDPLDGSSNIDVNVTIGTIFSIFRRRNPELTTDATLEDVLRPGSEQVAAGYVCYGSSVTLVYSTGNGVDVFTYDPTLGEFFLTIEKLRIPPRGKQYSVNEGNAHRWAPELRQYVEYLKTSSADKSRPYALRYVGTAVADVHRVLHYGGIFMYPADSSNPSGKLRLVYEANPLAFLVEQAGGRASDGFRRILDIQPESLHQRVPVFMGSPEDVAEAEAFLRGIHPSQRHVNLGLDIL, encoded by the coding sequence ATGGCGATCGTAACGGCGCAGCGGCTCATTACCATTGAGCGCCACATTGCAGAACAAGAACATCTTCACCCCTATGCCACTGGAGAGCTCTCGCGCCTTCTGCGAGACCTTATGTTAGCTTTTCGATTGATTGCCCGCGAGGTGAGCCGGGCTGGACTCAACGACGTTTTGGGCCTTACCGGGACTACGAACGTCTACGGGGAAGCCGTCCGGAAGCTGGACGCCTACGCTAACGAAGTCATCATCCGTGCTATGGAGCACGGCGGACATCTCTGTGCTCTAGCCTCTGAAGAGAGTGACGGACTCATTCCCCTACCGGAGAGCCGTCCCCGCGGAAAATACATCCTGCTCTTCGACCCTTTAGACGGTTCGAGCAACATTGATGTCAACGTAACAATTGGCACCATCTTTTCCATCTTCCGCCGGCGCAATCCGGAGCTCACCACCGATGCGACTCTGGAAGATGTCCTACGCCCAGGCTCCGAGCAGGTAGCAGCAGGCTATGTTTGCTACGGCAGTAGCGTAACACTGGTTTACAGCACCGGCAACGGAGTGGATGTCTTCACCTACGATCCGACTCTTGGCGAGTTCTTCCTGACAATAGAGAAGCTCCGTATTCCACCTCGTGGCAAGCAGTACAGCGTCAACGAGGGAAACGCTCACCGATGGGCACCAGAGTTGCGCCAGTACGTTGAGTATCTGAAGACCTCATCGGCAGATAAGAGCCGTCCCTATGCCCTACGGTACGTTGGTACAGCCGTAGCTGATGTACACCGTGTCCTTCACTACGGCGGCATCTTCATGTACCCTGCCGATAGCAGCAACCCCTCCGGCAAGCTACGGCTGGTCTATGAGGCTAATCCCTTGGCCTTTCTCGTAGAGCAAGCAGGGGGACGCGCCTCTGACGGCTTCCGCCGCATCTTGGACATCCAGCCAGAGAGCCTCCACCAGCGAGTTCCCGTCTTCATGGGGAGCCCAGAAGACGTTGCCGAAGCCGAAGCCTTCCTCCGAGGCATCCATCCATCGCAGCGGCATGTGAATTTAGGCTTGGACATCCTCTAG
- a CDS encoding universal stress protein, with amino-acid sequence MHPITDILVPTDFSEYANEALEHAKLLARCLGATLHIVYVVEPIIYPTEWSYSQVGLAELEQELARMAQQELDKLMGSLRAEGLTACAEVLYGRASEQIVRYAQQHNVGLISIGTHGRGGLEHFLFGSTTERVLRKAPCPVLVVRLAQPKEVR; translated from the coding sequence ATGCATCCAATCACTGACATCCTTGTACCGACGGACTTCTCCGAGTATGCAAACGAGGCATTGGAACACGCAAAGCTACTGGCACGCTGCTTAGGCGCTACCCTCCACATCGTCTACGTCGTTGAGCCAATCATCTACCCCACCGAGTGGAGCTACTCCCAGGTAGGATTGGCGGAACTAGAGCAAGAGCTTGCCCGAATGGCTCAACAGGAGTTGGACAAACTTATGGGCTCGCTCCGCGCTGAGGGGCTAACCGCATGCGCAGAAGTCCTCTACGGACGAGCCTCCGAGCAAATCGTCCGTTATGCCCAGCAACACAACGTTGGTCTCATCAGCATTGGTACGCACGGGCGCGGAGGGCTGGAACATTTCCTCTTCGGGAGCACGACGGAGCGCGTCCTACGCAAAGCTCCATGCCCTGTGCTCGTCGTCCGGCTCGCCCAGCCGAAAGAGGTACGGTAG
- a CDS encoding OmpA family protein: MAGWGLSVGPAAARDNECLPLYWERDTTAWRIAVTLPSLWSFAAQPLSMPHWQAELLCPTETLSLIPTSTQIASPQSWEFLFCLDRSARTTLPSMLLRHAVAVALSCLREEDRLVLIQYHYQAEFITAISGNTAHSIRPDTFSVVPPRGLAAPLHIVQAALEYCRLTPSPRRRAILLLTEAPDEASFLVRAHDVTQTARQLRIPLVILHVGLLSNRAFWQGLATECGGAYYWVPTVDNHLPQLLGQLIRGLQRHYIIRFPSPPHKCSPLRLRFRSEPLAAATDYQYVELPPEVLEPRRTICYFAEADTSVGSEFLPLLMDLARWLRSRPGEVIELLGHTSEAEEATYGSALGLRRAQALRRRLLQLGVAPQQLRLRTVGAQQPLSYFERTPQQQLVNRRVELRWLRPDYLPYELIVATVPSEAKALQLVELWEDRGYRAYLELVRYRGKPMYQVKLWGFPTLEAANQARLAIQQRYRVAVRLW; this comes from the coding sequence GTGGCTGGCTGGGGTCTTTCCGTAGGTCCGGCCGCTGCACGAGACAATGAATGCCTTCCCCTCTACTGGGAGCGGGACACGACAGCATGGCGGATTGCAGTAACGCTCCCTTCCCTCTGGAGCTTCGCTGCCCAACCGCTATCCATGCCTCATTGGCAGGCGGAGCTCCTCTGTCCTACGGAAACCCTCTCTCTTATTCCGACGAGCACACAAATAGCCTCCCCACAGAGCTGGGAATTCCTTTTCTGCCTGGACCGCTCAGCCCGAACGACCCTCCCCTCTATGCTCTTGCGCCATGCTGTGGCTGTAGCCCTCAGCTGCCTGCGGGAGGAAGATCGGCTGGTGCTCATCCAGTACCACTACCAGGCTGAATTCATCACAGCTATCTCAGGGAACACCGCCCACTCCATTCGGCCCGATACCTTCTCTGTCGTTCCCCCGCGGGGATTAGCCGCCCCACTCCACATTGTCCAAGCCGCCTTGGAGTATTGCCGCCTCACTCCTTCGCCACGACGACGCGCTATTTTACTTCTCACCGAGGCTCCTGACGAGGCATCGTTCCTTGTCCGTGCTCACGATGTCACCCAAACAGCGCGCCAGCTCCGCATCCCATTGGTCATTCTCCATGTCGGCCTCCTCAGTAACCGTGCCTTCTGGCAGGGGCTTGCCACTGAATGCGGCGGAGCATACTACTGGGTTCCCACAGTAGACAACCACCTCCCACAACTCCTTGGGCAGCTCATTCGGGGGTTGCAGCGCCACTACATTATCCGGTTTCCATCCCCACCCCACAAATGCTCGCCACTGCGGCTGCGCTTCCGCTCAGAACCACTCGCAGCAGCCACGGATTACCAATACGTGGAGCTACCGCCGGAAGTACTGGAGCCTCGACGCACGATATGCTACTTTGCGGAGGCCGATACCAGCGTCGGCAGCGAATTCTTACCGCTATTGATGGATCTTGCTCGTTGGCTTCGATCACGTCCTGGGGAGGTCATAGAGCTGCTCGGCCACACCAGTGAAGCAGAGGAAGCAACTTATGGTTCTGCGTTGGGGCTCCGCCGTGCACAGGCTCTCCGGCGCCGCCTCCTGCAGCTCGGAGTTGCTCCGCAACAATTGCGCCTCCGCACCGTAGGAGCCCAGCAGCCCTTGAGCTACTTTGAACGCACCCCACAGCAACAACTCGTCAACCGTCGGGTAGAGCTGCGCTGGCTCCGGCCAGACTATCTACCGTATGAGCTCATCGTTGCGACCGTTCCCTCCGAAGCCAAAGCTCTCCAGTTAGTGGAACTCTGGGAAGACCGAGGGTACCGAGCCTACCTCGAGCTTGTCCGCTACCGGGGTAAGCCGATGTACCAGGTCAAGCTGTGGGGTTTCCCCACGTTGGAGGCTGCCAACCAAGCTCGGCTGGCTATTCAGCAGCGCTACCGGGTCGCAGTGCGCCTTTGGTGA
- a CDS encoding LemA family protein has translation MLWIPLLVVAALVLWAILAYNRLVGLRNQVANGWRQIDVQLKRRYDLIPNLVKAVKGYMKYEQETLQRVIEARNQAVSARGAAEVAQREAELSGLLGRLFALMESYPELKANQNVLQLQEELTSTENKIAFARQFYNDVVTKYNTARESFPSNLIAALFRFQPAELFAVTDEREREVPSVDLKL, from the coding sequence ATGCTGTGGATTCCGTTACTGGTCGTGGCTGCTTTAGTACTGTGGGCAATACTGGCCTACAACCGGCTGGTGGGGTTGCGCAATCAGGTTGCGAATGGGTGGCGGCAAATAGATGTGCAGTTGAAGCGCCGCTACGACCTCATCCCGAACTTAGTCAAAGCGGTCAAGGGATATATGAAGTACGAGCAGGAGACCCTGCAGCGGGTCATCGAAGCCCGGAATCAGGCTGTCAGTGCCCGTGGGGCCGCTGAGGTAGCACAACGTGAGGCAGAACTTAGTGGGCTGCTCGGTCGGCTCTTTGCCCTCATGGAGAGCTACCCAGAGTTGAAAGCGAACCAGAACGTGCTCCAGCTTCAGGAGGAGCTGACGAGTACAGAGAACAAGATTGCCTTTGCCCGCCAGTTCTACAATGACGTCGTGACGAAGTACAACACGGCGCGCGAGTCCTTCCCGAGTAACCTCATTGCTGCACTCTTCCGATTTCAGCCTGCCGAACTCTTTGCCGTCACGGATGAGCGGGAGCGCGAGGTCCCGTCGGTAGACCTTAAGCTGTAA
- a CDS encoding M48 family metallopeptidase, which yields MNIWEQQARNRRNTVLLIVLFIAVVAAIGYGADWYFGTGEFPFLTVFALLIAVGQALVGYFAGDKIALTLSKARPVTGLTLKERQLINVTEEMAVAAGIPMPKLYIIPDSDLNAFATGRSPRHASVAVTQGLLDSLSRDELQAVVAHEIGHIRNYDIRLMTLVAVLLGTVLILADMLRYALFWGGQRDRRSEGNVLLLVAWLVVAILAPLAAYLIAMAVSRQREYYADATSAELTRNPEALIRALQKIAAAIQPTTAIPQSLAHMCIEDPRGRPINERSDFWSELFATHPPLHKRIEALRRMAYLQAS from the coding sequence ATGAACATCTGGGAACAGCAAGCACGGAACCGGCGCAACACGGTCCTGCTGATTGTGCTCTTCATTGCCGTTGTCGCTGCCATAGGGTATGGAGCTGACTGGTACTTCGGCACGGGGGAGTTTCCGTTCTTGACTGTCTTTGCCCTGCTAATAGCCGTAGGACAGGCACTAGTAGGATACTTCGCTGGGGACAAGATTGCTCTTACCCTCAGCAAAGCTCGCCCCGTTACGGGACTCACCTTAAAGGAGCGGCAGCTTATCAACGTGACCGAAGAGATGGCAGTTGCTGCTGGTATTCCAATGCCAAAGCTCTACATCATCCCCGACTCCGACCTCAATGCCTTCGCCACCGGTCGCTCACCGCGCCATGCTAGTGTCGCAGTTACCCAGGGTTTGCTGGACTCCCTCTCCCGAGACGAGCTCCAAGCTGTGGTTGCCCACGAGATCGGCCACATCAGGAACTACGACATCCGGCTCATGACGCTCGTGGCTGTCCTCTTGGGAACGGTCCTCATCCTGGCGGATATGCTCCGATACGCGCTCTTCTGGGGAGGACAGCGTGACCGCCGGAGTGAGGGGAATGTGCTGTTGCTCGTCGCATGGCTTGTGGTAGCGATTTTGGCACCGCTGGCAGCATACCTAATTGCGATGGCAGTATCGCGCCAGCGTGAGTACTATGCCGACGCTACCAGCGCTGAGCTGACGCGGAATCCCGAGGCCCTCATCCGTGCTCTGCAGAAGATTGCTGCCGCAATCCAGCCAACCACTGCCATCCCCCAAAGCCTGGCACACATGTGTATCGAGGATCCCCGGGGGCGCCCGATCAACGAGCGGAGCGACTTTTGGAGTGAGCTCTTCGCCACCCACCCCCCGCTGCACAAGCGCATAGAAGCGCTGCGCCGTATGGCCTACCTGCAGGCGAGCTGA
- a CDS encoding choice-of-anchor D domain-containing protein encodes MVAALALLAGSHGFASERVELLGGREYWLSFPHSWIYPTETARGISALQLWVASREVATVQVYTNGGQVLYQQFQTQPKKTTVVAIPMDHMNVDAGVVADKGIRVVANKPIVVTGYVSFTISGEAFMCIPVEALGKRYYTLNLYQDCVGSEYRPAQILIIATRDNTVVRYYPTTETSDGTRAGQSKEIRLNRGQTYLIKAKIDARYNQDWRTDLTGTYIEASEPIAVISGHTKGSYPRYSCTMLGTPAHFMRNSLMDMMWPVELWGTMYVSAPIMYKNRPRNGVDIDDVGDLIRFVASEDGTIIEQLRQDGSQEWQQISPPLRRGQVFNITAQEHAAAYRSNKPVLVGQYGKAWRLAAVSPLPAKDEEEIQNPPRNGEGMLMCLTPRERWATYTTFYSPPGMDNFFMITFETDRMNDIYFDGVRLRNKFSGGIKPVRGTPYSYVVAIVPPGDHTIEGRNGAQFAAYAYGNLDLSKTGFAYGYPTGINYAIRCEDTVLIVDREECGNVRGQVEVRPLTAETECARIFSVALDSAVNYELVLPESFRPSYDRQTTFELRVVNPQEDAYARLEVIARSGKRVVKEYVYVAEAVAAEPTVVDFGIQAFERPVERSVVVRNPKPRQVVIKRLYLRANLEEFELVEPTNFPVVLQPAGQPGDRVTVRIRTTARVPEARVDSLYAELSCYPVPVAELRVRGSEPIMWVDDADFGNVPVGTERMRRVRIESRGQLPLEITAVEWADRTHFRTEGLLEALPLRLAPGQTYEFRVYYKPTVAGAEDRTRAVFTVNATKIKLHSDWRGTGIVANVAIEGYDWGGRRVADAYARLDDPNYGYRGRVVVSVTGNTTLDDVDVLVEPDPQSPGDVVAFHVDKTNLPRQLQPGAKVELVAYFKPTQERQYRARVVVRGYDNRELREAEDGLLGVGLQPHVDAEGRDFGTLMVGQSRQGVAPVYSRGSMVLTVRDLEIVGPDADAFRVEPAFLQQVRERGLEIQPGQSVQVPVVFTALRIGEHRANLRVISDAPETPEPELIGRGIAQGLAATDYDFGRHFVTTRVERQAAVYVRNTGSARVYVERIEKAEGDVGNFEVLTPPGFWIEPQSDYPVDVAFSPDAERRYQMRIRYVTNIGEAYSTVLGEGRRVYGLVRIGEYRAVPGTELELTVELTRHPNATLRSEDRDITDGRVQEFEVRVWYDDRMLEPVLDVAAIRMTGTLTEGWQVEYVRPLPKHVPPRGAEPMAAFQVKFTAKPDATPLRLEREVQPLFHFRARAFLAPLDQSWLPVEMVPLNRPYVVVDREPGLVRLTVPCVQNLRLVRLNPVGYSLQQVVPQPARGQVQIQYSIGYSGWVRLELFNAMGQRVAMLVDQPQEAGEYELTLDTQLFPAGVYYYRLSSGPYAETRQLHIVN; translated from the coding sequence ATGGTTGCCGCACTCGCGCTCTTGGCAGGATCGCACGGGTTTGCTAGCGAACGGGTAGAACTCTTGGGAGGGCGGGAATACTGGCTGTCTTTCCCGCACTCGTGGATCTACCCAACAGAGACAGCTCGGGGCATCTCCGCCCTACAGCTTTGGGTGGCCTCTCGAGAGGTCGCGACGGTGCAGGTCTACACTAACGGCGGGCAGGTGCTGTACCAGCAGTTCCAGACCCAGCCGAAGAAGACTACGGTGGTTGCCATCCCGATGGACCACATGAACGTCGATGCGGGGGTTGTAGCGGACAAGGGAATCCGGGTCGTTGCCAACAAGCCGATCGTGGTGACGGGCTATGTCAGCTTTACGATCTCAGGGGAGGCCTTCATGTGCATCCCTGTGGAAGCCCTTGGGAAGCGGTACTACACGCTGAACTTGTACCAGGACTGCGTCGGCAGTGAATATCGCCCGGCACAGATCCTCATTATCGCTACGCGGGACAACACGGTTGTCCGCTACTATCCCACGACAGAGACGAGCGATGGGACGAGAGCAGGGCAATCCAAGGAGATCCGGCTCAACCGCGGGCAGACGTACTTGATCAAGGCCAAGATTGATGCCCGCTACAACCAGGATTGGCGGACAGACTTGACAGGGACATACATTGAGGCGAGCGAGCCAATAGCGGTCATCTCAGGGCATACCAAAGGCTCGTACCCTCGTTACTCCTGTACGATGTTGGGGACACCGGCCCACTTCATGCGGAATTCGCTCATGGATATGATGTGGCCGGTAGAGCTATGGGGGACGATGTATGTCTCAGCGCCAATTATGTACAAGAACCGTCCTCGGAACGGGGTGGACATTGATGATGTCGGCGATCTCATCCGCTTCGTTGCGTCGGAGGATGGGACTATCATCGAGCAACTACGCCAGGATGGCTCGCAGGAATGGCAGCAGATTAGCCCGCCACTACGTCGGGGACAGGTATTCAACATCACTGCCCAGGAGCATGCAGCAGCATACCGCTCCAACAAGCCGGTCTTAGTGGGACAGTACGGCAAAGCGTGGCGCCTAGCGGCAGTGAGCCCTCTGCCGGCGAAAGACGAGGAAGAGATCCAGAATCCCCCGCGGAATGGAGAAGGGATGCTTATGTGCTTGACACCGCGAGAGCGGTGGGCGACCTACACGACCTTCTACTCCCCACCGGGCATGGACAACTTCTTCATGATCACGTTTGAGACCGATCGGATGAATGACATCTACTTCGATGGCGTCCGGCTGCGGAACAAGTTCAGTGGAGGAATCAAGCCTGTTCGGGGAACACCGTACAGTTACGTTGTGGCGATTGTACCGCCCGGCGATCACACGATAGAAGGTCGGAACGGGGCGCAGTTTGCGGCGTACGCCTATGGCAACCTGGACCTCAGCAAGACGGGCTTTGCGTACGGGTATCCGACGGGGATCAACTATGCCATTCGGTGTGAGGATACTGTGCTGATTGTGGACCGGGAGGAGTGCGGCAATGTCAGGGGCCAGGTAGAGGTACGGCCATTGACGGCTGAGACGGAGTGTGCCCGCATCTTTTCCGTAGCGCTGGATAGCGCGGTCAATTACGAGCTAGTGCTGCCAGAGTCATTCCGACCAAGCTATGACCGGCAGACAACGTTTGAACTGAGGGTCGTCAACCCGCAAGAGGATGCATATGCTCGGTTGGAGGTCATCGCGCGCTCGGGGAAGCGGGTAGTAAAGGAGTACGTCTACGTTGCCGAGGCTGTTGCTGCGGAGCCCACGGTTGTGGACTTTGGAATTCAGGCCTTCGAGCGGCCAGTAGAGCGGAGTGTCGTTGTGCGGAATCCGAAGCCGCGGCAAGTAGTCATCAAACGGCTGTACCTGCGAGCAAACCTTGAGGAGTTTGAGCTTGTGGAGCCTACGAACTTTCCGGTAGTGCTGCAGCCTGCCGGACAGCCCGGGGACCGGGTGACGGTGCGTATCCGTACTACGGCCCGAGTCCCGGAGGCTCGGGTGGATTCGCTCTATGCGGAGCTGAGCTGCTACCCGGTGCCCGTGGCCGAGCTCCGTGTTCGGGGGAGCGAGCCAATCATGTGGGTTGACGATGCTGACTTCGGTAATGTGCCTGTGGGGACAGAGCGAATGCGGAGGGTCCGGATAGAGAGCCGGGGCCAGCTCCCGCTGGAGATTACAGCTGTTGAGTGGGCCGATAGGACCCACTTCAGAACAGAAGGGCTGTTGGAAGCGCTACCCCTTCGACTGGCCCCAGGGCAGACCTACGAGTTCCGAGTCTACTACAAGCCGACTGTGGCCGGAGCTGAAGACCGGACGAGGGCTGTCTTCACGGTCAACGCTACAAAGATCAAGCTCCACTCTGACTGGAGGGGGACCGGGATTGTGGCTAACGTGGCAATCGAGGGTTACGACTGGGGTGGGCGTCGGGTTGCTGATGCCTACGCACGGCTAGATGATCCCAACTATGGCTACCGTGGCAGGGTTGTGGTGAGCGTCACAGGGAACACGACGCTGGATGACGTGGATGTCCTCGTAGAGCCTGACCCACAGTCTCCAGGGGATGTCGTGGCCTTCCATGTGGACAAAACAAATTTGCCGCGACAGCTCCAGCCAGGAGCCAAGGTAGAGCTGGTGGCTTACTTCAAGCCAACTCAGGAACGGCAGTATCGGGCGCGAGTCGTTGTTCGTGGCTATGACAATCGAGAGTTGCGAGAGGCAGAAGATGGACTCCTGGGTGTAGGGCTGCAGCCGCATGTAGATGCCGAAGGACGGGACTTTGGTACCTTGATGGTTGGGCAGTCCCGGCAAGGTGTAGCTCCTGTCTACAGTCGAGGAAGTATGGTGCTGACAGTCCGGGACCTCGAGATCGTTGGGCCCGATGCTGATGCGTTCCGCGTAGAGCCAGCCTTCCTACAGCAAGTGCGAGAACGAGGCCTGGAAATTCAGCCGGGCCAGAGTGTCCAGGTCCCGGTCGTCTTCACAGCTCTTCGGATTGGTGAACACCGAGCGAACTTGCGGGTGATTTCGGACGCCCCGGAGACGCCGGAGCCTGAGCTCATTGGGCGTGGTATCGCACAGGGATTGGCTGCGACGGACTATGACTTTGGCAGGCACTTCGTGACGACCCGTGTAGAACGGCAGGCAGCGGTATATGTGCGGAATACCGGATCGGCACGGGTCTACGTGGAGCGGATTGAAAAGGCAGAGGGAGATGTCGGCAACTTCGAGGTGCTGACGCCGCCGGGCTTCTGGATTGAGCCGCAGAGCGACTATCCTGTAGACGTTGCCTTCTCCCCAGATGCAGAGCGGCGCTACCAGATGCGGATCCGGTACGTGACGAACATAGGAGAGGCGTACTCCACAGTCTTGGGCGAGGGGCGGCGTGTCTACGGGTTGGTGCGAATTGGGGAGTACCGCGCTGTTCCAGGGACAGAGCTAGAGTTGACGGTCGAGCTGACGCGCCACCCGAACGCCACGCTGCGCTCGGAGGATCGGGACATCACCGATGGAAGGGTGCAGGAGTTTGAGGTTCGGGTCTGGTATGACGATAGAATGCTGGAGCCGGTGTTGGATGTGGCTGCTATTCGAATGACGGGAACTCTGACAGAGGGCTGGCAGGTAGAGTACGTGCGGCCTCTTCCGAAGCACGTTCCTCCTAGGGGGGCGGAGCCGATGGCGGCCTTCCAGGTGAAGTTTACAGCAAAGCCAGACGCGACACCGTTGCGGTTAGAGCGAGAGGTACAACCGCTATTCCACTTCCGCGCACGGGCCTTCCTGGCACCGCTGGATCAGAGCTGGCTACCAGTTGAAATGGTGCCGTTGAATCGCCCATATGTTGTCGTCGATCGAGAACCTGGATTGGTGCGGCTTACAGTGCCGTGTGTGCAGAATCTCCGGCTGGTGCGTCTGAATCCGGTGGGCTATAGCCTACAACAGGTGGTACCGCAACCAGCACGTGGACAAGTACAGATACAGTACAGCATCGGCTACAGCGGCTGGGTGCGGCTGGAGCTGTTCAATGCGATGGGGCAGCGAGTGGCTATGCTGGTAGACCAGCCACAGGAGGCTGGAGAATACGAGCTGACGTTGGATACGCAACTCTTCCCCGCTGGAGTATACTACTATCGTCTAAGCTCTGGGCCATACGCAGAAACACGTCAGCTGCATATCGTGAACTAG
- a CDS encoding DUF971 domain-containing protein, giving the protein MARVLAVRRVRRDLLLWRWDDGVEVYLPIGVLREHCPCAFCRGEQVFDRRILPVPVVSPGMYELVGLEPVGNYGLRAKWRDGHDTGIYPWELLHQLCQTYGVREPPAESRSATEHADE; this is encoded by the coding sequence ATGGCACGGGTGTTAGCAGTCCGTCGGGTACGCCGGGACCTTCTCCTATGGCGGTGGGACGACGGGGTGGAGGTGTACCTTCCGATAGGGGTGTTGCGCGAGCATTGTCCCTGCGCCTTCTGCCGGGGTGAGCAGGTGTTCGACCGGCGTATTCTCCCAGTCCCTGTGGTATCGCCAGGAATGTATGAGCTGGTTGGGCTGGAGCCCGTGGGAAACTATGGCCTCCGGGCCAAGTGGAGGGATGGGCACGATACTGGCATCTATCCGTGGGAGCTGCTCCATCAGCTCTGTCAGACCTACGGTGTGAGAGAGCCTCCTGCAGAGAGTCGGTCAGCAACGGAGCATGCAGATGAGTGA